Sequence from the Esox lucius isolate fEsoLuc1 chromosome 6, fEsoLuc1.pri, whole genome shotgun sequence genome:
TACAAAGTAAATGGGCTACACAACAATATAAAATGCACAAGAGACATACATTACCAAACTACAAACTTCACCAAGCTAAATGAAGACAAACAGCAACATTacttacacagacacaaacacagtactATGAGTAAGACGTTCCATGCcaacatttgttattttacaaTGGTTTTTTTGAAAACAACAGAGGGTAGCTAAGCATCATTTATCTATGCCCCAACAAAGAAGTGTCCTAAGAATAAAATTACCAGTCACAAATAGTTACTAGTGTCTGTGAACCCAAATTATTATAAGTCAGTGatgttaaataaaaagagaaCAGGGGGGGAAGAAATCGACTTTGAATTAATTGTCTTTGTAAATTAACAGCAATTGGTATAGAACAACAGACATAGTACAAAGAGTTAATATAGAGGGAGATTATGGGAGAAAACATGAGCAGAACCCCAAATATGGGTTGGGTTTatacctgtctgtctatgtgaTAATGTCCATactgaaaagttgaaaagaaaaatggttAAAGTGACAGTGACaaacttatttcaaacaaactgTTGTGTAATTTGAGAGCTAATTCATAGCATAGCGTACAGGACATGGGGGCATATTGAGGACAATACAATTTCTTTGTGCCCTTGGAAGTCAAGAATATTGTTTTGTGTAACTTTGCAAAATCACAATCACCTTTATTTTGGTTTAGGGACGCTAGGTTTTATTAAAGGTTTTTATTAAAGATTTTATTGGACACAATTAAAGTTCGGGTGAAGGACTATTTAGAAATAGGTAGGCCTGTCATCTGTAAATGTAGTCTACACATCTGGTCTCGTTTTGTCCTTTCAATCCTGTCCTACCAGTTGGTATTTCTTTTATAAGTTTGGTTGTCGACgatacatattttgtttgtgttatgtaAATTTGGCAGAATGGATAAACCATGCAGTTGCCACTGTACATCAGACAAATCACAGAGGTTGTGAAATATGGCAAATATACCACGGCTGTGGTATATTTAAGGGCTGTGTCCAGACATTCAGTTGCGTTGTGCTAAAAGTAGCTTTTACAGCCAGCGTAAATCGGCCATTTACCACAAACCTGCGAGATGcctttttgatattttttactTATAGCCTAACCAACATAATTCGAACCCGAGAAATATTTGCTATTTTTACTGATATACCTCGGCTTCAAGCCAATTAGCTCAAACCATTATTCCAAACAGATTCTATACATTAAATGCACGTAAAAACAGTGAATATTTTTACTTAATCATTGGGATGTTGGtgaaaaacaacttttttttaactatttGTTTTGAAAGACGTCCTTCCTATGCGACTGCTTTAGAGATTTCTAGTTGGGAATCACCCAAAACACAATAGCTACTACAATTacgaaaataaataatattaatagaaATCCTATTACTTTGGGCTTATTTAGGTTCATTAAAATATAACTTTTAGACTGGTAACCAATCTACTGACCGAACAAATTTTAAGTGCAATTGAAGAaccttttgtttatttatgtattaaAAAGGTATATATTGTTTATTGGTCTATTATTTAAGTGGTTGGTCATTCTCAATATATGATCGTTCTGagttatattatattttttgggtTGCATAATTTCCCAAACCGTGTGGCGTTATAAATTTCGTTGTAGTTTGGTTGCACGTGAGATAAAAAATGATGCGATTTGGGAATTGGATGTACCCAAGCCAGACTGTAACGTGAAAATAGCGACCAATTGAATTAATAAGTTAGACTACCAttcaactttaaaaaaaaaaaaaaacgactttGCAAATGGGCTACAGGTGAGTCGAAGGTGATGGAAATGGACGATATTAAAGCATATATATAATAGTTTCTCGATCCTCGCCATTCATATGCGTTTTAAACGCCAGACGGTAGCCTGCACAGAAGATTGCGCCGATCACCCGACCAGAAAAGTTTTAATCGCTACTCCATCCTCGTGTATCATACATATAACCTAGTATAACGCGTCCCTAGACAGCGTGATTCTTACCGTTAGATCgtctgacaatgttttctaaaaaagtattttgaggGGCTACAAGTCCTCTCCTTCCTCCGGCCATCCTGACTCGTCATTCAGTCATCCGTCTGTGGGAGCGGTCGGTGAACCTGGATGCTGGATGCAAAATAATAGCTCCAGACGTTTGTCTTCATGGTCGCACTTATTTTCAGTCTTCTGAATGAGAGATATTTAGGTAGAGGGCTCTAGCTGCTACTGTAAAAGACTTCTCAGTTGCTGGCTGCGCTCCCTGTGTGCGTCAGATTGATAAAGCACCTCTAGCACGTCGCGCACTAGAGAATTTTCCTCCGCGCTTGCTTGAGCTCAACCGCGCGCCTGACCGGTGGTACCCCAAACACAAACTGGTTGATTAGTCAAACTCTTGGCGCCATCTGCCGTTGATGTAGTGTAAGGTCGCGAAATTTGAACCAACCGTATTATACATACGGTTGAAACCAAAGCACTTAAGGAAAACTGTATTTGtttaatagaaaaaatattataaaataattatgtcaAACACAGGGAATGACATTGCCCACATATTATTAGAAATCGATTTTCCAAAAATAACTAAACTGTAATGGGCTCGTTTGGGATTCGACGTCATCGACGACATCTGGCAACAAAAGCTAACGGTTTAACTCGCTGCAATACCTAGGAACAGATTCAGTCTTCTTAAATATTTGGCGCCTTTATAGATTACATATGTGACACAAAATATGGCAGCCACTGCCTGCTATATTTCGTGTACTTGTCAACCAACActgttttttacagaaaatgtattgtgatgtgTCCTGTCACTTCCTCACTAACACTAGCAACAGGTTAACTTCATGTTAGAGTAGCTCATTTAATTGTATGAGTTGCAGACCCTATCTATTTTAAGTTCTTGTGGTTCAGCTCACTAGAAAGAGACGTCTCATTTAACGACTTGAAttaaaatgctgaaaaataacttaagaaaaatgtaaacagttcAAGTAAACCATTTTAAAAGCAAACAAGCCATGACTTGACTTGTTAAAACTTGAAACAGATGATCAAATAGGTTACATATGAATTATTCTCAGATCTGACGTTACCCTACGCTCCTGGAAAAATGCGCTGGAACACCTTACACGCACTCCCCACGAGCAATTGTCCCTGCAGTTCGGATATGAACTATTTTGCGGATTATTTTGCAATTCTTGAAAATCATCGTTgtttatgaaaacaaacaacGTTCACCAAAAAGAACCGTTCGTTTGAGACCCATCAATGTGTCTTAACTCTTAAGGACAATTCATACTCCGAATTGATGGCAAGTCGAACCGGCGTGAAGTGCTTCATTTTACGTTCCTATTGGTTGCATACAATCACACATAACTTCGTGAACAGCACTGCATACGTCGTAGGTTTTCGGTGGAATCTAGGAAAAACAGTGTCACTTGCTCAAACATAAAAGCTCTCGTTTCTGTCCAATGTCAAACCACAACGTTTATAGCACCTAGACGATACAACTCGATTCACCAATGTCGTGCTCTCGAAGGCACTGTGAAATTAATTAGGATATGGGGACTGACGTACAGTACTTTGTACCTTTATTAGCCGAACCCTGCACGAATAAAACTGTTCTCTTTACAGCTCATTTATATATCTTGGCTGTCAACCTGATGAGATGCAGTTTGGCTGTACTAATTGGCTATTAACAAAGAGTTATGGAGTGTCATTACTTTTATATAGCTCCTTATAAACTGGGTGATTGAATACGGATTGACTTATAGCAGTGATATATGTAGGTAAAATAGAGGGGGTGGTTTATGGCCAATTTACCATGGCTAAGAGTTGTTCTTATGCATGATTCATTGTGGAGTGCCTGGACCTAGCACTTAGCTGTGGTACACCgataagccataacattatgactgccttcctaatattgtgtaggtccctgttttgccacaaaaacagtcctgacccgtccactagacctctgaacgTGTGCTGTGGTacctggcaccaagacatttgCAGTAGATCTTAAGTttcgaggtggggcctccatggatcggacttgtttgtccagcacatctcacagacgcttgattggattgagatctggggaattaggaggccaagtcaacaccatgAACTTGTTGTGtgcaaaccattcctgaaccatttttgcttggtGGCAGGGAGCACTATCCTGCTGAAAGGGGCCAATGCCATCTGGGAAttccgttgccatgaaagggtacagATGGTCTGctacaatgctcaggtaggtgttgcgtgtcaaaataaaataagcagCTCGAGAACCAACTTCTGAAATATCTGAGGTTCACAGGGGAGTTTTGACAACATTTGGTTTGGCAATATTTTACTAATTTAGTAGATACACATGCATACTATTTTTCATACGGGCCGCCTGTGGGAATGTACCTCACAACCCTGTTGTTGTAAGTGCCTTCTTCACCAACTGAGCTAGCAACTGATGAAAGTACAAGCACATTTGACATTTATTGTGATGAAGCAAAGACAAATATTCTCTTCAAAATCAGAACTTGCTTTACATGCATAAAGACAGTCACATGTCAGGCCATCTACAAGCCCTGACTCCATCCCCGATAGTCAGCACTTCCTTGGCCTTAACTTGACCACGTTTTAGTCGTGTTGAGGTGACTTAGATGATCCGCAACGTACTTATGCTCCGGAAACGTTTGAAACTTTGTTTCCTTAATTTTGAGCCAGTTCTGGGCACGGCGCTCCGCAGCATGTCCCCGCTCCTGCTCCTTGGTCATATATGGTCGGGAGATCCAGTACTCGTTCTCCGCTTCGCGCTCCAGGTGCACCAGCAGGTTGCGTTTCATCTGCCAGGTGATGGCACGCGGCCGCCGGTACTTGCCGATCCACTGCTTTCCAGGGATGCCTTTCCTCAGCAGGGCCAGGGTGAGGAACATGGTGAAGGATGTGGGTTCTTAACCAAGTCCTGGCTACGACATGACATAAGCAGATACACTGTGGTTAGGATATTACCTCCATCTTACAGAAGAACACGGTTAAAAGGCAAAAGGAGGATGGAGGTCATTTCCTCGCTAGAAAAAAAgagataaaattaagagatatATTATATGTTGACCTGCTTTTATATCGTGGATGATAATACATTAGTAATAGAAATTCCATGAAAATTTAGTCCAACACTTAGCACTTCTACACCCTGTGCGTAATCTGGGCCTGTCTGGCACACCAAACTGGCACTTTATGAGGAACAGCGTATAGGTTTGTTTTGAGAACTTGTGTTACAGCTGTCCACTGCACTTATCTGCACCCATGTTTTTTGAGGAAATGCATAGGATGTCAGTTTATCTATGAAACAAGCAGCCTAGCCTATTACCGTCCAGAATCTCACACAAGGAGAAAAATGGTTGaccaaaaaaaagaatgaagatGGATTTTGCTATGAATAACAAGAAGGTGGTCATTTCCTTTGTGATTCCACTTCCAGGTTAACTCATGCTAGACTGATTTTGGAGTATGTGTGATAGTACACTTGACAGATTGGGATGCAGTGTTCCAAAATGTTTCCTTCAACGAAAAAGCCAGAGGTCCCAAAAGTGTATGGGtgtgaatgtattttttgcatatttttacACTTATTTTACCTGGAGAGCTACAGAGGCGTGTAGGCCCTAAACAGAGTCCCACTAACTAACCACATCTTAAACATTATCTTATTAAGCATTGGTATATTAAGTGTTTTTCCCCCCACAGTGGTGCtgaatcaaatttatttataaatccctttttacatcagcagtagtcacaaagtgcttttacaaaactgaacctatttttttaaacagtaccAGCTACTGAATTTTGAACTGCACTGAATACCCCTGAGGTACCTCTTCATGTGCATTTTACCAGTAAACCTATGGTCTTATGAGCCTTCACAAGTATCCCTAGTGGATAGGCCAACTGGTACTTAGGGGTACCAGTGGATAGGAACACTGAGCCACAGTACAAGACCTTAAAGCATAGGCGATATTCAGGGGCAGGGCTCGATTAAACGCCTGCAAACCTAGTTGCTCTCCAGATAGAGGGGCTGGTGCTTTTCGACAGTGTTTGTAAAGGTACCTAAAACCAAACAATGTCGATATTCTACTTGGTCGGGGGTTAGGCGAAGTCAAACAGAGCGAATAGGAAATAGACATCCCTAACACTAATAGAGACACTATTAACGACTGCTTCACTAGCCGTGCATGGCATGGACACACAGAACTGCCAGAATCTATGGGAATATAAAGCTAACGTACCGTAGGCTACATTCTCTTACTCAATAGCAGTAGCAAAACTAGCTAACTACCTGAATACTGCGAGAACGCATAAACATAGTACACCATTCTATTTTTATATGCACCACTGAATGAATAAATAGATGTTTAAAGATACTGGTCCTCGTTATACTTATTTTCTATTACCTGTCAATAAAGAGATAAATTGTCGTTGTTGACTTCGTGTACTGTAGTTCTTCTAAAACGTGACCCCAGTCGTTCTCTAGGACGTGTATTTCTTCCGCGAATATTACGGAAAGCATGAGtagtcaaaacatttcaaatgtataccAGAGGGGGCGTAATTTTGCCATTGTGACTAATGCTGAGATACCAAACGtgtccctaaacctaacactttCTATGATAGACAGTGAACGTGTAAAGTAATTTTAAGCCTTAAAATGTAAGGTACAGCAGCCAAACATAATAGTCAAAGATTCTAAACAAATTCACTTAAATGTATACACACTGATTATCTTATTATAGCCTAGCCTGTCACCTTCAAAATCATTATCACCTTTAGTAAAAATGAGCAAAAAAAGGTTgaatgaaaaatagaaaatgagaTGTCTTTTAATTTTGACAGATACTGTCTCATTCATGATTCATCCAGGAAATTCACCACAATTACAATGTCTCAAATAATAAGTTTGGAGCTGGCTTATGAGTTGTAAGTATCTCTCTCAGATCCAGAAGATGCTTTACAGGTGCGGATCACAATCTACGTTTAGTAATTTTCTTATGTACACTATCTGCTGCTGAACATTtccatatttaattatttaatttcagcATACTAATTGGCTGCTTGTATTTGTCTtatttcacacacatacaaggtGTTTTGTAATCATGTGTgaattggaaatgtgttttttgcacaTCCTACTCTCCCTGAGGCCCCCTGGATTGTAGACATACCCAAGAAATCTGCATTCGTTTTTTTACTGCAACACTGGAGCTGGAATCAATACACCATTACCAAGATTTCAAACATACAATACAATCAACACTAAACAGCTTAAACAGCTTGATTTACACTCCTATGTATGGTTAACGGTAAACCCATTGACATGGTGATAAAAAGTTaagattttattaaatgtagAAGCAGGGCTATTAAAGTGACTGCCACTTTAAAAGCTGTGAAGGGATAGGTATTAGGTCCTGTCCAATGTTATTGCAAAACAACCCAGTAAGctgtgagagaaaaaaacggggaaaaaatgaaaactgTAGCTTTTTGTCCTGCCAAGTTGTATAAAAAGAGCTCTGCCTGGTGAGGTCCCTGTTTCTGTGACTCCTTAGTTTCCCCCCTTCCCAGAtccctttttttctctctccgttTTCCCTAAtcactctcttttcctctcctcccagtCACCCTCTTTTTCTGTAGTGTGGAAAGGAGCTGGGACACATCTGGTCAGCTTTTACTGaatcaggatagacaaacggCAACCTTTCACACAAAGGTATGGAAAACTTAATAATATAACAAGATTTAAGGCAGAAAATGTTAAGTATGTATCTAATGTAGAGGTTTCAGAGTGAAATTCTATTTTCTAAGTaatgtttaaatgtaacatATGAGCAAAGCTCACCTTTGATAATGCATGGTTTTACTTTGTGACTGTGGCAGAAGAATTGGGTGAAATACTTTcgtaattatttttcttttgctaCTTTACAAGCGTTAATGTGTGTAGGTCACTTCACAGAGTTGTTCTACAGTTGATCTGTTTAATTGTTTGGCCATGGGAAAATTGGGCATACAATAGGCAGGGAAAGCAAGGGGAAGACTGATTGTGGGATGCATCTGCCTTCAATCATCATATCATAGTCACTTCCCTTTACATGTCATGGTACATTGTGTCAAGTGACAACTTGGCACTAGAGCTTTAACCCGCTCACCACATCCAACGATACTATTGATAATATTGCTGTTTTGTCCTGATAATGAATGCATTCCAAGTTCAACTGATATTTCAATCAAGGATTTTTTTTGAATAACGTTCAGAGCTAAAaagtttctgtttttctgtttggtcTATTTTTCATTTGACAGGAATCTCCTGGTGGCACAGCTgaaaggaggaaaaggaggaagacAGGCTGTCAGACAGGTTAGACAGGCAGACGGAAATGATGCTGGAGGAATTATCTACCAGCAACCAGGACAGGACTGAACCTCATGCCAAAATAACAGACCATGGGACTGTGAGGTCCTGGAGTCGACATGGGGTTAAAGTTCAATTACACTCTGTAGACACAGATGCACCGTCACtaacatcaccaccatcaccgcccccaccgccatcatcaccatcaccaccgTCACCGCCCCCACCgccatcatcaccatcaccaccgTCACCACCGTCACCACCGTCACCACCGTCACCATCAGGTAAACACTCCAGCAGTGCCTGCTGTACTTTGGAGGCTGTGGATCCTGGATCACAACAGAAAGAGTGTGTGGCTTTACAGCATTCAAGTAAACCTTCCGAAGGCCGCTGTGCGTTTAGCCACAGGACAGGCATTGGGCCTTATGAGCCGTGCTGCAGCCAGACAAAACATATGCCAGACGTCTGCAAGGACAGCAGCACTCCAACCCATGGAGCAAGCGTCACACCTCCATCATGTACAGCTCGTGAAATAGGTCATGTTCCGCCGAGCATTGTGGGTAACGTAGTACATTATGGTACAGACGTACGCAAGACTGTCATGGAGTTGGAGTCGCAGGCGTTTTCTCCTTCGTGTAATCGAAGGACGCTACCAGCTGGGGCCAGTAGCAAGAACTGGTTTCAGGGCTTGCTCTACTCTGCTACCTCCTCAGGCGTTACTAGAGATAAGGAGGCAATAGGGGGCAAGATGTCAGGATCAGCATCCTCAGTGTCTTCAGCATCCTCAGCGTC
This genomic interval carries:
- the mrpl57 gene encoding ribosomal protein 63, mitochondrial translates to MFLTLALLRKGIPGKQWIGKYRRPRAITWQMKRNLLVHLEREAENEYWISRPYMTKEQERGHAAERRAQNWLKIKETKFQTFPEHKYVADHLSHLNTTKTWSS